One window from the genome of Glycine soja cultivar W05 chromosome 12, ASM419377v2, whole genome shotgun sequence encodes:
- the LOC114378829 gene encoding uncharacterized protein LOC114378829, with amino-acid sequence MDRSWMNASRITEEYENGVEEFLLFAQSKAQPMWGKFFCPCVKCGNGRRQTIDDIRTHLICEGIIRSYTKWIWHGESLDTADMSQADDVTIDSGNPIEEMIRDLGQEGFEEAHAALYDNIEVDSKMPLYSGCISFTKLSAVLALVNLKARFGWSDKSFSELLMLLTNMLPADNILPKNHYQAKKILCPVGMQYEKIHACCNDCILYRDDFAELDYCPVCGVSRYRPTNGDSTVLVSDADRRPAKVCWYLPIIPRFKRLFANGEDAKNLTWHANTRKSDGLMRHPADSPQWKAIDRLYPEFRAEPRNLRLSLATDGMNPFGTLTTNHSSWPVLLFIYNLPPWLCMKRKYVMLSMMIAGPRQPGNDIDVYLRPLIDDLRKLWDEGVDVWDANLQHAFKLRAMVFCTINDFPAYGNLSGYSVKGHHACPICEQNTSFRQLKHGKKTVYTRHRRFLKQYHPYRRLKKAFDGSQEHETAPNPLTGDEVYQRVKDVVNMFGKSQKKPSSTSNMWKKKSIFFDLPYWSDHHVRHCIDVMHVEKNVCDSLIGTLLNIKGKTKDGFKCRQDLVDMGIRQVLHPISKGNRTYLPPACYTMSTAEKRSFCECLRNIKVPQGYSSNIKSLVSVNELKLVGLKSHDCHVLMQQLLPVAIRGTLPEKVRVAISRLCFIFNAICAKVIDPKQLDALEDEVVVVLCQMEMFFPPSFFDIMVHLVVHLVREIRCCGPTYFRWMYPVERYMKVLKGYTKNRHRPEASIVERYVAEECIEFASQYIDSLKPVGVPASRHDQPIAGKGTRGYNVVTMTRHDVSQAHLYILNNTTEVFPYIEAHKKHVRDSHPKMNMMRVLQEHNKTFINWFRQTILADKSVSRRLTLLAIGPNLNVPTWKGYDINNYSFYTKSQDDKSSVQNSGVCVDADSEHFSSTSDNNPIRASMSYFGVIQEIWEVDYTSFRVPVFKCQWVNGTTGVFQDPLGFTLVDLSKVAYIDEPFIMAAQARQVFYVQDPCNSSLSVALQGRPSGMNYHNDESTLDIGQMSSFSKQLPSMNEADEVDDGHANRVDHDEGLWENIPTG; translated from the coding sequence atggatcgaagttggatgaacgcATCACGTATAACTGAAGAGTACGAGAATGGTGTTGAAGAGTTTTTGCTGTTTGCTCAAAGTAAAGCGCAACCTATGTGGGGAAAATTTTTTTGTCCATGTGTGAAGTGTGGAAATGGGAGGCGCCAAACAATTGATGACATAAGAACTCATCTTATTTGTGAGGGAATAATTCGTAGCTACACaaagtggatatggcatggggaaTCCCTCGATACAGCTGACATGTCACAGGCTGACGATGTTACTATAGATAGCGGAAATCCTATAGAAGAAATGATTCGTGATCTTGGGCAAGAGGGGTTTGAAGAGGCACATGCAGCGTTGTATGACAACATAGAAGTTGATTCAAAAATGCCTTTGTATTCCGGCTGCATATCTTTCACAAAATTGTCAGCTGTGTTAGCTCTGGTTAACTTGAAGGCTcgatttgggtggagtgacaagagTTTTAGTGAGTTGCTGATGTTGTTGACAAACATGCTTCCTGCTGATAACATCTTGCCAAAGAATCACTACCAAGCAAAGAAGATTTTATGTCCAGTTGGGATGCAGTACGaaaaaattcatgcatgttgTAATGACTGCATTTTGTACAGAGATGATTTTGCTGAACTAGATTACTGTCCTGTGTGTGGGGTTTCTCGGTACAGACCGACCAACGGAGATTCTACTGTACTAGTCTCAGACGCCGACCGCCGTCCAGCAAAGGTGTGTTGGTATCTcccaataataccaaggtttaaacGGTTGTTTGCTAATGGGGAAGATGCAAAgaaccttacatggcatgcaaatacTAGAAAATCAGATGGATTGATGCGACATCCTGCAGATAGCCCGCAATGGAAGGCAATTGATCGTCTGTATCCTGAATTTAGGGCCGAGCCTAGAAATTTAAGGCTTAGTCTTGCAACGGACGGAATGAACCCATTTGGAACCTTAACTACTAACCATAGCTCGTGGCCCGTTTTGCTGTTCATTTATAATCTCCCTccgtggttgtgcatgaagcgaaagtaTGTTATGCTGAGTATGATGATAGCTGGTCCAAGACAACCAGGTAATGATATTGACGTATATCTAAGACCGTTAATTGACGATTTGCGGAAATTGTGGGATGAAGGGGTTGATGTATGGGACGCAAATTTGCAGCATGCTTTCAAGTTGCGTGCAATGGTTTTTTGTACCATCAATGACTTTCCAGCCTACGGAAATTTAAGTGGATATAGTGTCAAAGGACATCACGCATGTCCTATATGTGAGCAGAATACTAGTTTCCGCCAACTtaaacatggaaagaagactGTGTATACTAGGCATCGAAGATTTCTCAAACAGTATCATCCGTATCGTCGCTTGAAGAAGGCATTCGATGGAAGTCAAGAACATGAAACCGCGCCAAATCCATTAACTGGTGATGAAGTATATCAGCGGGTCAAGGATGTCGTAAATATGTTCGGCAAGTCCCAAAAAAAACCATCATCCACTTCAAACATGTGGAAAAAGAAgtctattttctttgatcttccgtactggtccgATCATCATGTTAGGCATTGTATAGACGTCATGCATgtcgagaaaaatgtttgtgattctTTAATTGGGACCCTCCTAAACattaaaggcaagacaaaggatggtttcAAGTGTCGTCAAGACTTGGTTGACATGGGTATACGTCAAGTGTTGCATCCTATCTCAAAAGGTAACAGGACATATCTGCCCCCAGCCTGTTACACAATGTCAACAGCTGAAAAGAGAAGTTTTTGTGAATGCTTGCGTAAtatcaaagtcccacaaggctACTCTTCAAACATCAAGAGTCTTGTGTCTGTGAATGAGCTTAAGTTGGTTGGCTTGAAATCAcatgattgtcatgtgttaATGCAACAACTTTTGCCTGTTGCAATCCGCGGAACATTGCCTGAGAAGGTCCGTGTTGCAATCAGTCGcttgtgtttcatttttaatgctATATGTGCCAAGGTCATTGACCCTAAACAGTTGGATGCTTTGGAAGATGAGGTTGTCGTTGTCCTTTGTCAAATGGAGATGTTTTTccctccttcattttttgacattatgGTACACTTAGTTGTTCATCTGGTAAGGGAAATAAGGTGTTGTGGTCCTACGTATTTTAGATGGATGTATCCAGTTGAGCGGTACATGAAGGTCTTAAAGGGTTATACGAAGAATCGACATCGACCAGAGGCCTCAATAGTGGAAAGATACGTTGCTGAAGAATGCATTGAGTTTGCCTCACAGTACATTGACTCATTGAAACCTGTCGGTGTTCCTGCATCCCGGCATGACCAGCCAATAGCCGGCAAGGGTACTCGTGGATACAATGTTGTGacaatgactagacatgacgtGTCACAAgcacatttgtatatattaaacaaCACAACAGAGGTGTTTCCGTACATAGAGGCTcacaaaaaacatgttagagATAGTCACCCcaaaatgaacatgatgagggTATTGCAAGAGCACAACAAAACTTTCATAAATTGGTTTAGACAAACAATACTTGCTGATAAAAGTGTTTCCAGACGACTCACATTGTTAGCCATTGGCCCAAATTTGAATGTCCCTACATGGAAGGGGTATGACATTAACAATTATTCATTCTACACAAAGTCCCAAGATGATAAAAGTTCGGTACAAAACAGTGGGGTCTGTGTTGATGCTGATTCGGAGCACTTTTCCAGTACATCGGATAACAACCCCATTCGAGCATCCATGTCTTACTTTGGTGTCATTCAAGAAATTTGGGAGGTTGATTATACATCATTTAGAGTGCCTGTTTTTAAGTGTCAGTGGGTGAACGGGACAACGGGTGTGTTTCAAGATCCATTGGGATTTACTTTGGTAGACCTTAGTAAGGTGGCATATATAGACGAACCTTTCATTATGGCAGCACAAGCCAGACAAGTTTTCTATGTACAAGATCCATGTAATTCAAGTTTGTCTGTGGCTCTGCAAGGAAGACCAAGTGGAATGAATTACCATAATGATGAGTCAACCCTTGACATTGGTCAAATGTctagtttttcaaaacaattgccTTCAATGAATGAAGCTGATGAAGTGGATGATGGACATGCAAATCGtgtagatcatgatgaaggtctATGGGAAAACATCCCTACAGGCTGA
- the LOC114378831 gene encoding uncharacterized protein LOC114378831 yields the protein MATDPTSPPQSDGQSEATSKRSRTTTRLRTLTLRTVDQPRPAVYVDPATGRASGPMREKFHSYLGVVAREKVPIIHNNWKDVPETLKEIVWNDILAKFDIAEATKVKTKVMSTVATRWRQFKSTLTSKFVFAKTEGQQTQDVVTKYGLDPEAWKQFEETRLTPNWEGIRKRAQSIQKHNDCPHVLSRGGYDLLEKKLLDQKRKRIQEEALLSENPASVDEPPSPIKRHVKWKVARTRAVGNMTSDSAQEIADKIVSSPICCNDSLEEQVTQGSFVPHGWQDILNTAIGRPDHGGRVRAAGSGVTITQYYGRASRTCSSSSTSISQQQLDEVVARLREDMTGQIREELRTQIKEELRTQLEEENKRSLEIMTNALKEAIKKELSNKGSQEALQIQPDIQQLGARASTQGSNAVTNAQASQEHDADAIPLMGLFVQRNDGTQRLVAMGKIMEGDSIIHTVAYADDVVRVSVETVIDPEAEVPYATSEIQYVKQAVNTFVAWPTHLVKAVLDEHPQRIPHNEDAHVPKPANVNADDPLRELMKYSFDLYDKPLQISFDGSFLGIVDASTSIFITYSDVIEIIAGDKSLNISVIQLWLM from the exons ATGGCCACAGATCCGACGTCTCCTCCACAGTCCGATGGTCAATCAGAGGCGACTTCCAAGAGGAGTAGAACAACGACACGGCTGAGAACATTGACATTAAGAACCGTGGATCAGCCTAGACCGGCTGTTTATGTGGATCCCGCTACCGGGAGAGCATCCGGACCGATGCGTGAAAAGTTCCACAGCTACCTAGGCGTAGTGGCGCGAGAAAAGGTTCCCATTATCCACAATAATTGGAAAGACGTACCTGAAACGCTAAAGGAGATTGTGTGGAATGACATTCTA GCAAAGTTTGATATCGCAGAAGCTACGAAGGTGAAGACGAAGGTTATGTCAACAGTAGCGACGAGATGGCGGCAATTTAAGTCCACATTGACTAGCAAATTTGTGTTTGCTAAGACTGAAGGTCAACAAACACAggatgttgtgacaaaatatgGACTAGATCCTGAAGCGTGGAAACAATTTGAAGAAACCCGCCTGACACCTAACTGGGAG GGTATTAGGAAACGAGCACAATCAATTCAAAAACACAACGACTGCCCTCACGTACTTTCACGTGGGGGATATGATTTGCTTGAGAAGAAATTGTTAGACCAGAAACGAAAAAGGATACAAGAGGAAGCATTGTTGAGTGAAAATCCAGCAAGTGTTGATGAACCCCCATCCCCAATAAAAAGGCATGTTAAGTGGAAGGTTGCTCGGACCAGGGCTGTTGGCAATATGACATCTGACTCTGCACAGGAAATTGcagataaaatagtaagttcACCAATATGTTGCAAT GACTCCTTAGAAGAGCAGGTAACGCAGGGTTCGTTTGTACCCCATGGTTGGCAAGACATACTGAACACTGCCATTGGACGACCTGACCATGGGGGTCGCGTTCGGGCAGCAGGCTCAGGTGTCACTATTACTCAGTACTACGGAAGGGCATCAAGGACATGCAGCAGCTCGTCCACGTCCATCAGCCAACAACAACTAGATGAAGTTGTTGCAAGGCTTAGGGAAGACATGACTGGCCAGATTAGGGAAGAATTGAGGACTCAAATTAAGGAAGAATTGAGGACTCAGCTAGaagaggaaaataaaaggaGCTTGGAAATAATGACCAATGCATTGAAAGAGGCTATTAAAAAAGAGTTGTCAAATAAAGGATCCCAAGAGGCACTCCAAATTCAGCCggacatacaacaactaggtgCGCGTGCCAGCACACAGGGAAGTAATGCTGTTACCAATGCGCAGGCTTCACAAGAACATGATGCTGATGCCATACCATTGATGGGACTGTTTGTGCAGCGTAACGATGGTACACAAAG GTTGGTGGCCATGGGGAAAATAATGGAGGGGGATTCAATCATACACACAGTGGCATATGCAGATGATGTTGTCAGGGTAAGTGTAGAAACAGTTATTGATCCTGAGGCTGAGGTCCCCTATGCCACCTCAGAAATACAATATGTGAAGCAGGCCGTCAATACATTTGTAGCTTGGCCCACACACCTTGTGAAAGCTGTATTAGATGAG CATCCACAACGTATTCCACACAACGAGGATGCACATGTGCCGAAGCCGGCTAATGTGAACGCAGATGATCCGTTGCGTGAATTGATGAAGTACAGTTTCGATCTTTACGACAAGCCACTTCAAATCAGCTTTGATGGGAGCTTTCTTGGAATTGTAGATGCATCTACATCGatattcatcacatattcagaTGTTATTGAAATAATAGCAGGAGACAAAAGTCTGAACATATCTGTCATACAATTATGGTTAATGTAA